In Flexistipes sp., one DNA window encodes the following:
- a CDS encoding ABC transporter ATP-binding protein, protein MMNKESLLTVKNIYLSFGGIMAVAGVSFNVNKGDVFSIIGPNGAGKTSILNTITGIYFPERGSIFLKGADITKMPVYKRPAKGVVRTFQNLELFKGMTVLDNLMLSRHSLMNYGIFSSIFYFGKPLKEEVRHREKVEEIIDFLDLSGIRKKHVFELSYGLQKRVELARALALEPELLLLDEPMAGMNTEETEDMARYIIDINEERDTTIVLIEHDMNVVMDISSRILAIDFGEKICEGLPSDVANDERVLSAYLGEEKWI, encoded by the coding sequence ATGATGAATAAAGAAAGTTTACTTACAGTTAAGAATATCTATCTGAGCTTCGGCGGTATAATGGCCGTAGCCGGTGTGTCGTTTAATGTAAACAAAGGTGATGTCTTTTCAATAATAGGCCCCAATGGTGCCGGCAAGACAAGTATTTTAAATACAATCACAGGTATATACTTTCCGGAAAGAGGGAGCATTTTTCTAAAAGGGGCTGATATCACAAAAATGCCTGTTTATAAAAGGCCTGCAAAAGGTGTGGTCAGAACATTCCAAAATCTCGAGCTGTTCAAAGGGATGACTGTTTTGGATAATCTGATGCTTTCCCGCCACAGCCTGATGAATTACGGGATATTTTCTTCAATTTTTTATTTTGGCAAACCTTTAAAAGAGGAAGTCAGACACAGGGAAAAAGTTGAAGAGATAATTGACTTTCTGGATCTGTCAGGAATCAGGAAGAAACATGTTTTTGAACTTTCTTACGGTCTTCAGAAAAGGGTTGAGCTTGCCAGAGCTTTGGCACTGGAGCCGGAACTGCTGCTTCTGGATGAGCCTATGGCCGGCATGAACACGGAAGAAACCGAGGACATGGCAAGGTATATTATTGATATTAACGAAGAAAGAGACACTACAATAGTATTGATTGAACACGATATGAATGTCGTTATGGATATTTCTTCAAGAATACTGGCTATAGATTTCGGAGAAAAAATTTGCGAAGGTCTGCCTTCTGATGTGGCTAATGACGAGAGGGTGCTTTCCGCATATCTGGGTGAGGAAAAATGGATTTAA